The Nyctibius grandis isolate bNycGra1 chromosome 23, bNycGra1.pri, whole genome shotgun sequence genome contains a region encoding:
- the TENT5C gene encoding terminal nucleotidyltransferase 5C — protein sequence MAGKGSNTDCMSCSVLNWEQVSRLHEVLTEVVPIHGRGNFPTLKITLKDIVQTVRSRLSEAGIAVHDVRLNGSAAGHVLVKDNGLGCKDLDLIFQVSLPSEAEFQLVRDVVLRSLLNFLPEGVSKLKISPVTLKEAYIQKLVKVYTESDRWSLISLSNKHGRNVELKFVDCIRRQFEFSVDSFQIILDSLLFYYDYSETPMSEHFHPTVIGESMYGDFEAAFDHLQNKLIATKNPEEIRGGGLLKYSNLLVRDFRPMDKNEIKTLERYMCSRFFIDFPDILDQQRKLETYLQNHFSKEERSKYDYLMILRRVVNESTVCLMGHERRQTLNLISLLALKVLAEQNIIPNATNVTCYYQPAPYVSDVNFSNYYLANAPVPYSQSYPTWLPCN from the coding sequence ATGGCAGGCAAAGGAAGTAACACAGACTGCATGTCATGCAGTGTACTGAACTGGGAACAGGTCAGCCGTCTGCATGAAGTTCTTACAGAGGTGGTTCCGATCCATGGGCGAGGTAACTTCCCCACACTGAAGATAACTCTGAAGGACATTGTTCAGACTGTTCGGAGTAGGCTGAGTGAAGCAGGCATTGCGGTACATGATGTCCGTCTGAACGGCTCTGCAGCTGGTCACGTCCTGGTGAAGGATAATGGGCTGGGATGCAAAGACCTGGATCTCATTTTTCAAGTTTCTCTCCCAAGTGAGGCAGAGTTTCAGTTAGTTCGAGATGTGGTGTTGCGATCTctcttgaatttcttgccaGAAGGAGTAAGCAAGCTCAAAATCAGTCCAGTAACACTGAAGGAAGCTTACATCCAGAAGCTAGTCAAAGTATACACAGAGTCTGACCGTTGGAGTTTGATATCACTTTCCAACAAACATGGCAGGAACGTGGAGCTGAAGTTTGTAGACTGTATACGACGACAGTTTGAGTTCAGTGTGGACTCCTTCCAAATCATACTGGACTCCCTGCTCTTCTACTATGACTACTCAGAAACCCCCATGTCAGAGCACTTCCATCCAACTGTGATCGGGGAGAGCATGTATGGAGACTTTGAAGCAGCTTTTGATCACCTCCAGAACAAGCTGATAGCTACCAAAAATCCTGAAGAGATCCGAGGTGGTGGACTTCTGAAATATAGTAACCTCTTAGTACGAGACTTCAGGCCCATGGATAAGAATGAGATCAAAACGTTAGAGCGCTACATGTGCTCCCGATTCTTCATAGACTTCCCAGACATCCTGGATCAGCAGCGCAAACTAGAGACCTACCTCCAGAACCACTTCTCCAAAGAAGAGAGGAGCAAATATGACTACCTCATGATTCTGCGCAGGGTGGTGAATGAGAGTACAGTCTGTCTCATGGGACATGAGCGAAGGCAGACTCTCAACTTGATCTCTCTGCTAGCACTAAAAGTACTGGCAGAACAAAACATCATCCCTAATGCCACTAATGTTACCTGTTACTACCAGCCAGCACCTTATGTTAGTGATGTAAACTTCAGCAACTACTATCTTGCAAATGCTCCTGTGCCGTACAGCCAGTCCTACCCCACTTGGTTGCCTTGCAATTGA
- the DUSP12 gene encoding dual specificity protein phosphatase 12: MVPVLPGLYVGGAASCSSPESLVAAGVVAVLTVDAEEPPAVPGVRTMHVRARDEPGADLLSRLDDCAAFIGAARAGGGAVLVRCQAGVSRSVAVVTAYLMKTERLGWEEAYAAVRAAKPDAEVNPGFQGQLKLYEAMGCAVDSSSALYKRYRLEMLTQRYPELQDLPREVFAVDPSSVCQTPNTEVLYRCRKCRRALFRSSSILSHAEGSGPTAFAHKRITGSAQPCGDGREKCTSYFTEPVQWMEPALLGVMEGQLLCPKCASKLGSFSWWGEQCSCGRWVTPAFQIHKSRVDEASRLPAGNLRAAKT, from the exons ATGGTGCCGGTGTTACCGGGACTCTACGTGGGCGGCGCGGCGTCGTGCTCGTCCCCGGAATCCCTGGTGGCGGCGGGGGTGGTGGCGGTGCTGACGGTGGATGCGGAGGAGCCGCCGGCGGTGCCGGGGGTGCGGACCATGCACGTCCGGGCGCGGGACGAGCCCGGCGCCGACCTGCTGAGCCGCCTGGACGATTGCGCCGCCTTCATCGGCGCggcgcgggcggggggcggtgcCGTCCTCGTCCGCTG CCAGGCCGGGGTGAGCCGCAGCGTGGCCGTGGTGACCGCCTACCTCATGAAGACGGAGCGGCTCGGCTGGGAGGAGGCCTACGCCGCCGTCAGGGCCGCCAAACCCGACGCCGA GGTGAACCCGGGTTTCCAAGGGCAGCTGAAGCTCTACGAGGCCATGGGCTGCGCCGTGGACAGCAGCAGCGCGCTCTACAAGCGGTACCGGCTGGAGATGCTCACGCAGAGGTACCCCG AACTTCAAGACTTGCCCCGAGAAGTCTTTGCTGTTGATCCAAGCAGTGTATGTCAAACTCCAAACACGGAGGTTCTCTACAGGTGCAGGAAATGCAG GCGCGCTCTGTTCCGTAGTTCCAGCATTTTGTCCCACGCGGAAGGAAGCGGGCCGACAGCCTTTGCCCACAAGAGGATAACGGGCTCTGCTCAGCCGTGCGGCGATGGCCGTGAGAAGTGTACCTCTTACTTCACCGAGCCCGTGCAGTGGATGGAGCCAGCGTTGCTCGGGGTGATGGAAGGACAG CTTCTGTGTCCCAAATGCGCGTCGAAGCTGGGCTCCTTCAGCTGGTGGGGTGAGCAGTGTTCCTGTGGTCGCTGGGTGACGCCTGCCTTCCAGATCCACAAAAGTCGAGTGGATGAAGCGAGCAGGCTGCCAGCTGGTAACCTCCGAGCTGCCAAAACTTGA